One genomic region from Pseudomonas hormoni encodes:
- a CDS encoding monovalent cation:proton antiporter-2 (CPA2) family protein, translating to MPHEGNLLQAAVVFLFAAVLTVPLAKRLQLGAVLGYLFAGVIIGPSVLGLIGNPQSVSHISELGVVLLLFIIGLELSPRRLWVMRKSVFGVGLAQVLLTGSVIGVVALFVFGQPLNSAIVLGLGLALSSTAFGLQSLAERKELTSPHGRLAFAILLFQDIAAIPLIAMVPLLAGGDHTTSAAEDVNHGLRVLGSIAVVVIGGRYLLRPVFRVVARTGLPEVSTATALLVVIGTAWLMDLVGVSMALGAFLAGLLLADSEYRHELEAQIEPFKGLLLGLFFISVGMGANLSLLLSAPITVLGLTLLLIAIKLPLLFVVGRLAGGLGKVSAIRLGIVLAAGGEFAFVVFKIGRDQGLFEPRLYDLLVLTITLSMAVTPLLLLICARVVSPKVQPVVVPEKFREINTDEPRVVIAGMGRMGQIVARILRAQNIKFVALDTSVETIELSRSFGGVPVFYGDPMRPEILSAAKVEQAEYFIIATDDPDTNIKTAEVVHRLYPHIKIIARARNRQHVHRLVDLGAEAIRETYYSSLEMSRRTLVGLGLTQAQADARIKRFKHHDEQVLEAQHAVYDDAAKVLQTAQEARAELAKLFESDQLEEESSKI from the coding sequence ATGCCCCATGAAGGCAACCTGTTGCAAGCCGCTGTCGTGTTTCTGTTCGCGGCGGTGCTCACCGTTCCTTTGGCCAAGCGCCTGCAACTGGGGGCGGTGCTGGGCTATCTGTTTGCCGGCGTGATTATCGGGCCGTCGGTACTGGGCCTGATCGGCAACCCGCAGAGCGTCAGTCATATTTCCGAACTCGGCGTGGTGTTGCTGCTGTTCATCATTGGTCTTGAGCTGTCGCCACGGCGCTTGTGGGTGATGCGCAAGTCGGTGTTTGGCGTCGGCCTGGCGCAGGTGCTGCTGACCGGCTCGGTGATTGGCGTGGTGGCGCTGTTCGTGTTTGGCCAGCCGCTGAACAGCGCAATTGTGCTGGGTCTGGGCCTGGCCTTGTCGTCCACTGCGTTTGGCTTGCAAAGCCTGGCTGAGCGCAAAGAACTGACCAGTCCGCATGGGCGCCTGGCCTTTGCAATTCTGTTGTTCCAGGACATCGCCGCGATCCCGCTGATTGCCATGGTGCCGCTACTGGCGGGCGGCGATCACACCACCAGCGCGGCCGAGGATGTGAACCACGGTTTGCGGGTATTGGGCAGCATTGCGGTGGTGGTGATTGGCGGCCGCTATCTGTTGCGACCGGTGTTCCGCGTGGTGGCCAGGACCGGTTTGCCAGAAGTCTCCACTGCCACCGCGTTGCTGGTGGTGATCGGCACGGCGTGGCTGATGGATCTGGTGGGCGTTTCGATGGCGCTGGGCGCGTTCCTCGCCGGTTTACTGCTGGCGGACTCCGAATATCGCCACGAGCTGGAAGCACAGATCGAACCCTTCAAGGGTTTGCTGCTGGGACTGTTTTTCATCAGCGTCGGCATGGGCGCGAACCTGAGTTTGCTGCTCAGCGCGCCGATCACGGTGTTGGGGCTGACGCTGCTGCTGATCGCCATCAAGCTGCCGCTGTTGTTTGTGGTGGGTCGACTGGCCGGTGGCTTGGGCAAGGTCAGTGCGATTCGCCTCGGTATCGTGCTCGCCGCCGGTGGTGAATTCGCGTTCGTGGTGTTCAAGATCGGTCGGGATCAGGGTTTGTTCGAGCCACGCCTGTACGACCTGCTGGTGCTGACGATCACGCTGTCCATGGCCGTGACGCCGCTGTTGCTGCTGATCTGCGCACGAGTGGTCAGCCCGAAGGTGCAGCCGGTGGTGGTGCCGGAGAAATTCCGCGAGATCAACACCGACGAACCCCGCGTAGTGATCGCCGGCATGGGCCGGATGGGGCAGATCGTCGCCCGTATCCTGCGCGCGCAAAACATCAAGTTCGTGGCCCTCGACACCTCGGTGGAAACCATCGAACTGTCGCGCAGCTTCGGCGGCGTGCCGGTGTTCTACGGCGACCCAATGCGCCCGGAAATCCTCAGCGCGGCCAAGGTCGAGCAGGCGGAATACTTCATCATCGCCACCGATGATCCGGACACCAACATCAAGACCGCCGAGGTGGTGCACAGGCTGTATCCACACATCAAGATCATCGCCCGCGCCCGTAACCGCCAGCATGTGCACCGGTTGGTGGACCTGGGGGCCGAGGCGATTCGGGAAACCTATTATTCGAGTCTGGAAATGAGCCGGCGCACGTTGGTAGGACTGGGGCTGACCCAGGCTCAGGCGGATGCGCGGATCAAGCGCTTCAAGCATCACGATGAACAGGTGCTGGAAGCGCAGCATGCGGTGTATGACGATGCGGCGAAGGTGTTGCAGACCGCTCAGGAAGCCCGGGCGGAACTGGCGAAGCTGTTTGAGTCGGATCAGCTGGAAGAAGAATCCAGCAAGATCTGA